One genomic segment of Tumebacillus amylolyticus includes these proteins:
- the purL gene encoding phosphoribosylformylglycinamidine synthase subunit PurL produces MRNEPTPQQIAEEKIYRTFGLNDEEYNKVVTLMGRQPNYVETGIYSVMWSEHCSYKSSRPVLKKFPTQAPHVLQGPGENAGIIDIGDNLAVSFKIESHNHPSAIEPYQGAATGVGGIIRDVFTMGARPIALLNSLRFGEIEGAENAHNRYLFGNVVAGIAGYGNCIGIPTVGGEVVFDDRYKYNPLVNAMCVGLLTHDEIAKGTASGVGNPVLAVGARTGRDGIHGATFASVEDPHTKERSAVQVGDPFMEKLLLEACLELIATGAVVGIQDMGAAGLTSSSSEMAARAGSGLELDMLKVPRREEGMTPYELMLSESQERMLVVMEKGKEHIAEEIFKKWNLEATVIGRVTEDGMLRLKEGDETVAEIEVTTLVDDAPVYHRPSARPKYLDETLAFDPSTISQPENYTETLHTLLRTPTIASKEYVYSQYDYMVRTSTIVRPGSDAAIVSIRGTRKALAMCTDGNGRYVYLNPRRGGQHAIAEAARNVVCSGGKPLAVTDCLNYSSPEKPEIFYQFEESCAGMSEACVALATPVISGNVSLYNQTNDLDIYPTPIIGMVGLVDDIDHITTQEFKTAGNHILLVGPSDTASIGGTEYLRVVHGLVAGDAPALDLQVEKAVQTAVLTAIQTGYVRAAHDLAEGGLAVAIAESCIGGKLGATLDLKSAQRLDEVLFGEAGSRILVEVTPEQLNSVEALFAKEGVSSTVLGTIGGDRLEIRVNGETAVDEVVTHLESTWRGAIPCLMK; encoded by the coding sequence GTGCGTAACGAACCGACTCCGCAACAGATCGCCGAAGAGAAAATCTACCGTACTTTCGGTCTGAACGATGAAGAATACAACAAAGTCGTCACGCTGATGGGCCGTCAACCGAACTACGTCGAGACCGGCATCTACTCCGTCATGTGGTCGGAGCACTGCTCGTACAAGTCCTCCCGTCCCGTTTTGAAAAAGTTCCCGACTCAAGCTCCGCACGTCCTGCAAGGGCCGGGTGAAAATGCAGGGATCATCGACATCGGCGACAACCTCGCCGTTTCCTTCAAGATCGAATCGCACAACCATCCGTCCGCCATCGAACCGTACCAAGGCGCGGCAACGGGCGTCGGCGGGATCATCCGCGACGTATTCACAATGGGCGCTCGCCCGATTGCGCTCCTCAACTCGCTGCGTTTCGGCGAAATTGAAGGCGCAGAGAACGCACACAACCGCTATTTGTTCGGTAACGTCGTAGCAGGCATCGCAGGCTATGGCAATTGCATCGGAATTCCTACGGTCGGCGGCGAAGTCGTATTCGACGACCGTTACAAATACAACCCGCTCGTCAACGCCATGTGCGTCGGTCTCCTCACCCACGATGAAATCGCGAAGGGCACCGCGTCAGGCGTCGGCAACCCGGTTCTCGCCGTCGGCGCACGCACCGGCCGCGACGGCATCCACGGCGCAACGTTCGCCTCGGTGGAAGACCCGCACACCAAGGAACGCTCCGCTGTGCAAGTCGGCGACCCGTTCATGGAAAAACTGCTCCTCGAAGCCTGCCTCGAACTGATCGCCACCGGGGCGGTCGTCGGGATTCAAGACATGGGGGCGGCAGGTCTGACCTCGTCTTCCTCAGAAATGGCAGCTCGTGCAGGGTCCGGCCTCGAACTCGACATGCTGAAAGTTCCGCGTCGCGAAGAAGGCATGACCCCGTATGAACTGATGCTCTCCGAATCCCAAGAGCGCATGCTCGTCGTTATGGAAAAAGGCAAAGAGCATATCGCCGAAGAGATCTTCAAAAAATGGAACTTGGAAGCCACCGTCATCGGTCGCGTCACCGAGGATGGCATGCTCCGTCTGAAAGAAGGCGACGAAACGGTTGCCGAGATCGAAGTCACGACCCTCGTCGACGACGCGCCGGTCTACCACCGTCCGTCCGCTCGTCCGAAGTACCTCGACGAAACGCTCGCGTTCGATCCGTCGACGATCTCGCAACCGGAGAATTACACCGAAACCCTGCACACCCTCCTGCGCACGCCGACCATCGCGTCCAAGGAGTACGTGTATTCGCAATACGACTACATGGTCCGCACGTCCACCATCGTTCGCCCGGGCTCCGACGCAGCGATCGTCTCGATTCGCGGCACGCGCAAAGCGTTGGCGATGTGTACGGACGGCAACGGCCGCTATGTCTACTTGAACCCGCGCCGCGGCGGTCAACACGCCATCGCCGAAGCAGCCCGCAACGTCGTCTGCTCCGGGGGCAAGCCGCTCGCCGTCACCGACTGCCTGAACTACTCGTCTCCTGAAAAACCGGAGATCTTCTACCAATTCGAAGAATCTTGCGCAGGCATGTCCGAAGCGTGTGTTGCTCTCGCAACTCCGGTCATCTCCGGCAACGTCTCGCTCTACAACCAAACGAACGACCTCGACATCTACCCGACCCCGATCATCGGGATGGTCGGTCTCGTAGACGACATCGATCACATCACGACCCAAGAATTCAAAACGGCAGGCAACCACATCCTGCTCGTCGGCCCGTCCGACACCGCATCCATCGGCGGCACCGAATACCTGCGCGTCGTACACGGCTTGGTTGCAGGCGATGCACCGGCGCTCGACCTGCAAGTGGAAAAAGCGGTTCAGACCGCTGTCCTCACCGCCATCCAAACCGGCTACGTCCGCGCAGCTCACGACTTGGCAGAAGGCGGTCTCGCCGTCGCCATCGCCGAATCTTGCATCGGCGGCAAATTGGGCGCGACCCTTGATCTCAAATCGGCACAGCGTTTGGACGAAGTGCTGTTCGGCGAAGCAGGCTCCCGCATCCTCGTGGAAGTCACGCCGGAGCAACTGAATTCTGTAGAGGCGCTTTTTGCAAAAGAAGGCGTGTCCTCTACCGTACTTGGCACCATCGGCGGCGACCGTCTCGAAATTCGTGTGAATGGGGAGACGGCCGTTGATGAAGTCGTCACTCATCTCGAATCGACTTGGAGAGGGGCAATCCCATGTCTCATGAAGTAG
- the purF gene encoding amidophosphoribosyltransferase: MSHEVESNEWRDDDIFDKWNEECGVFGIFGHENAAELTYFALIALQHRGQESAGIATVDGMKLYHQKGMGLVAEAIPTSSMERLSKGHAGVGHVRYSTTGVSQLLNAQPLVFNFIRGNLALAHNGNLVNAHQLRQFLERRGAIFQSTSDTEVVAHLIARADSNDVKESIKEALSIVKGAYAFVILSDDKLYAMRDANGLRPMVLGKVGDAYCVSSESCAFDTIGAEFIRDIEPGEMVVISKDGIESTRFAGQAKKALCTFEYIYFARPDSDIDGYNVHHVRKDFGRLLYQEHPVEADVVIGVPDSSISSAIGYAEESGIPYEIGLIKNRYIGRTFIQPSQELRARGVRLKLNAVRKIVEGKRVVLIDDSIVRGTTSGRIVQMLREAGAVSVHVRIASPPVTHSCFYGIDTSAKEELIASRKSVEEIREYIGADSLAYLSEGNMMRAFGIESSDHGHCNACFNGKYPTEIYEDLSKMILDRN; encoded by the coding sequence ATGTCTCATGAAGTAGAAAGCAACGAATGGCGCGACGACGACATTTTCGATAAATGGAACGAAGAGTGCGGCGTGTTCGGGATCTTCGGACATGAGAACGCAGCCGAATTGACGTACTTCGCGCTGATCGCCTTGCAACATCGCGGCCAAGAATCGGCGGGGATCGCGACCGTCGACGGCATGAAACTGTACCACCAAAAAGGCATGGGGCTCGTCGCAGAAGCGATTCCGACTTCCTCCATGGAACGTCTGAGCAAAGGTCACGCAGGGGTCGGGCACGTTCGTTACTCGACCACCGGCGTCTCGCAACTGCTCAACGCGCAACCGCTCGTCTTCAACTTCATTCGCGGCAACCTCGCGCTGGCTCACAACGGAAACCTCGTCAACGCGCACCAACTGCGTCAGTTCTTGGAGCGTCGCGGCGCGATCTTCCAGTCGACGTCCGACACCGAAGTCGTCGCGCACTTGATCGCCCGCGCCGACAGCAACGATGTCAAGGAAAGCATCAAAGAAGCGCTCTCCATCGTCAAAGGCGCGTACGCGTTTGTCATCCTCAGCGATGACAAACTCTACGCGATGCGCGACGCGAACGGTTTGCGTCCGATGGTGCTCGGCAAAGTCGGCGACGCCTACTGCGTTTCGTCCGAGTCCTGCGCGTTCGACACGATCGGCGCTGAATTCATCCGCGACATCGAACCGGGCGAGATGGTCGTCATCTCCAAGGACGGCATCGAGTCCACCCGTTTTGCAGGCCAAGCGAAAAAGGCGCTCTGCACCTTCGAATACATCTACTTCGCACGTCCCGACTCCGACATCGACGGCTACAACGTCCACCACGTCCGCAAAGACTTCGGCCGCCTGCTCTACCAAGAACATCCGGTCGAAGCGGACGTCGTCATCGGCGTGCCGGACTCTTCGATCTCCTCGGCGATCGGCTATGCGGAGGAATCGGGCATCCCGTACGAGATCGGCTTGATCAAAAACCGCTACATCGGCCGCACGTTCATCCAACCGAGCCAAGAGCTCCGCGCACGCGGTGTGCGTCTGAAACTCAACGCCGTCCGCAAGATCGTCGAGGGAAAACGAGTCGTGCTCATCGACGACTCCATCGTGCGCGGCACGACTTCCGGTCGCATCGTCCAGATGCTTCGCGAAGCAGGGGCGGTTTCGGTTCACGTTCGCATCGCGTCGCCGCCTGTCACGCACTCGTGCTTCTATGGCATCGACACGTCGGCCAAGGAAGAACTGATCGCGTCTCGCAAGTCGGTTGAAGAAATTCGCGAATACATCGGCGCCGATTCGCTGGCGTATCTCAGCGAAGGCAACATGATGCGGGCGTTTGGCATCGAAAGCAGCGACCACGGACATTGCAACGCGTGCTTCAACGGCAAGTACCCGACGGAAATCTACGAAGACCTGTCCAAGATGATCTTGGACCGCAACTAG
- the purM gene encoding phosphoribosylformylglycinamidine cyclo-ligase — protein MSELYKAAGVDIDAGNEAVRRMKSHVARTMRPEVATMLGGFGGGFQLDVSKYKNPMLVSGTDGVGTKLKVAFAMNRHDTIGIDAVAMCVNDIIVMGAEPLFFLDYFATGKVEPGVIEDVVKGIADGCELSGCALIGGETAEMPGMYQAGEYDIAGFTVGVVDKDKMIDPSNVKVGDSLIGLASSGIHSNGYSLVRKLFFEDGGYGLDHVFPEIGRPLGEELLTPTRIYVKTVLNLLSRFDIRAMAHITGGGFLENIPRVLPEGVAAEIEVGSWPVLPVFNTMQRLGNIGETDLYRTFNMGIGMVLVVPAEQANEVLAAAVELGESAYLIGSIVEGAQDVRLKGTLA, from the coding sequence ATGAGCGAACTGTACAAAGCAGCGGGCGTGGACATCGATGCAGGAAATGAAGCGGTGCGCCGCATGAAGTCGCACGTAGCCCGCACGATGCGCCCGGAAGTTGCCACCATGCTCGGCGGCTTTGGCGGCGGGTTTCAGTTGGACGTTTCGAAATACAAAAACCCGATGCTCGTCTCCGGCACAGACGGAGTCGGCACGAAGTTGAAAGTCGCATTTGCGATGAACCGCCACGACACGATCGGCATCGATGCGGTGGCGATGTGCGTCAACGACATCATCGTGATGGGCGCAGAACCGCTGTTTTTCCTCGACTACTTCGCAACGGGCAAAGTTGAGCCGGGCGTCATCGAGGACGTCGTCAAGGGCATCGCGGACGGTTGCGAGCTCTCGGGTTGCGCATTGATCGGCGGCGAAACGGCAGAGATGCCGGGCATGTACCAAGCGGGCGAGTACGACATCGCAGGTTTTACTGTCGGTGTGGTAGACAAAGACAAAATGATCGACCCGTCGAACGTAAAAGTGGGAGATTCATTGATCGGATTGGCGTCCAGCGGCATTCATTCGAACGGCTACTCGCTGGTGCGCAAGTTGTTTTTCGAAGACGGTGGCTACGGATTGGATCACGTCTTCCCGGAGATCGGTCGACCGCTTGGTGAAGAACTGTTGACACCGACGCGTATTTATGTGAAAACGGTCTTGAACCTGTTGTCCCGATTTGACATCCGCGCGATGGCGCATATCACCGGCGGCGGTTTTTTGGAAAACATCCCGCGTGTTCTGCCCGAAGGCGTGGCGGCGGAGATCGAAGTCGGCTCCTGGCCGGTGCTTCCGGTGTTTAACACGATGCAACGTCTGGGCAACATCGGCGAAACGGATCTCTATCGCACGTTCAACATGGGCATCGGCATGGTGCTGGTCGTACCGGCCGAGCAAGCAAACGAAGTTCTCGCCGCAGCGGTCGAACTCGGCGAGAGCGCGTATCTCATCGGTTCGATTGTCGAGGGCGCGCAAGACGTGCGCTTGAAAGGAACTCTCGCATGA
- the purN gene encoding phosphoribosylglycinamide formyltransferase yields the protein MSRELRKFAIFASGSGSNAQVLFERVADGTIPGEVACLVCDRPSAGVIERAEKAGVDALVYRPREFADKAAYEAQVVADLQARGVEFVVLAGYMRLCGPTFLAAYGGRTINVHPSLLPMFPGATAIQDAFDAGVKYTGVTVHFIDEGMDTGPIIRQETVHVEANDTMESLSQKIHAVEHQILPEVTRALVSGELRMSQGQAIFTSGGMQA from the coding sequence ATGAGTCGCGAACTCCGCAAGTTTGCCATCTTTGCATCAGGATCTGGGTCAAACGCTCAGGTCCTGTTTGAACGAGTAGCGGACGGCACGATCCCGGGCGAGGTGGCCTGCCTCGTCTGTGACCGCCCGAGTGCCGGCGTCATCGAACGCGCCGAAAAAGCGGGCGTAGACGCTCTGGTCTACCGCCCGCGTGAATTTGCCGACAAAGCGGCCTACGAAGCGCAAGTCGTCGCCGACCTGCAAGCACGAGGTGTGGAATTTGTCGTGCTCGCGGGCTACATGAGACTTTGCGGACCGACGTTCCTGGCGGCGTACGGCGGTCGCACGATCAACGTGCATCCGTCGCTTTTGCCGATGTTTCCGGGAGCGACGGCGATCCAAGATGCGTTTGACGCGGGCGTAAAGTATACGGGCGTGACCGTTCACTTCATTGACGAAGGCATGGACACCGGGCCGATCATTCGCCAAGAAACGGTGCATGTGGAAGCGAACGACACGATGGAATCGTTGAGCCAAAAAATTCACGCCGTCGAGCACCAGATTCTGCCTGAGGTGACGAGGGCGTTGGTGAGCGGCGAACTGCGGATGAGTCAGGGACAAGCAATTTTTACGAGCGGAGGAATGCAAGCATGA
- the purH gene encoding bifunctional phosphoribosylaminoimidazolecarboxamide formyltransferase/IMP cyclohydrolase, with protein MKRALISVSDKTGVVELAQELVAHDVEVVSTGGTHKLLQDAGIPVTNISDVTGFPEIMDGRLKTLHPNIFGGLLAIRSNTEHVGAIEGLGIQPIDYVIVNLYPFKETISKPGVEFEDAIENIDIGGPSMLRAAAKNYQDVTVVVDASDYALVINSLRNGVALSREEKLKLATKVFRHTAAYDALISQYLSKATGDEFPEKLTLTYEKVQDLRYGENPHQHAAFYAEPGAALHTIAGAKQLHGKELSYNNINDANAALSIVHEFTEPAVVAIKHTNPCGVGVATTIFDAYMKAYEADPVSIFGGIIALNREVDAETATKMSELFLEIILAPSYTDEALSILTQKKNLRVMTVAMTPQGGIEALGAPRTTMKVQGGLLIQDLDTFSLTEENVQVVTKRQPTADELKQLIFGWKVVKHVKSNAIVLANDDRTVGVGAGQMNRVGAAKIAIEQAGELSKGSILASDAFFPMGDTVQAAAAAGITAIIQPGGSIKDAESIAAADEAGIAMVFTGVRHFKH; from the coding sequence ATGAAACGCGCACTGATCAGCGTATCGGACAAAACGGGCGTCGTGGAATTGGCGCAAGAACTGGTGGCACACGATGTGGAAGTCGTCTCGACGGGCGGCACGCACAAACTCCTGCAAGACGCCGGCATCCCGGTCACGAACATCTCGGACGTGACGGGATTCCCGGAAATTATGGACGGTCGATTGAAAACGCTGCATCCGAACATCTTCGGCGGGTTGCTGGCGATTCGCTCGAACACCGAACATGTGGGGGCGATTGAGGGCCTTGGCATCCAGCCGATCGACTACGTGATCGTCAACCTCTACCCGTTCAAAGAAACGATCTCCAAACCGGGCGTCGAGTTCGAAGATGCGATTGAAAACATCGACATCGGCGGTCCGTCGATGCTTCGTGCGGCGGCAAAAAACTACCAAGACGTCACCGTGGTCGTCGATGCATCCGACTATGCGTTGGTCATCAACTCGCTTCGCAACGGCGTGGCGCTGTCCCGCGAAGAGAAGCTCAAACTCGCGACCAAAGTCTTCCGTCACACCGCCGCGTATGACGCGCTGATCTCGCAATACCTCTCCAAAGCAACCGGCGACGAGTTCCCGGAAAAACTCACGCTGACCTACGAAAAAGTCCAAGACCTCCGCTACGGCGAGAACCCACACCAACATGCGGCGTTCTACGCAGAGCCCGGTGCGGCTCTGCACACCATCGCAGGCGCGAAGCAGTTGCACGGCAAGGAACTTTCCTACAACAACATCAACGACGCCAACGCAGCGCTCTCCATCGTTCATGAGTTCACCGAACCGGCGGTGGTGGCGATCAAGCACACCAACCCGTGCGGCGTGGGCGTGGCCACGACGATTTTCGATGCCTACATGAAGGCGTATGAAGCAGACCCGGTCTCGATCTTCGGCGGAATCATCGCTCTGAATCGTGAAGTCGACGCAGAGACGGCGACGAAAATGAGCGAACTGTTCCTCGAAATCATCCTCGCTCCGTCCTACACCGACGAAGCGCTCTCGATCCTCACGCAGAAAAAAAACCTCCGTGTCATGACGGTCGCGATGACTCCGCAAGGTGGCATCGAAGCGCTGGGCGCACCGCGCACCACGATGAAAGTGCAAGGCGGCCTGTTGATCCAAGACCTCGACACGTTCTCGCTGACCGAAGAGAACGTCCAAGTCGTCACCAAGCGTCAACCGACGGCCGACGAGTTGAAGCAGTTGATCTTCGGTTGGAAAGTGGTCAAGCACGTGAAGTCGAACGCGATTGTTCTTGCCAACGACGACCGTACCGTTGGCGTAGGCGCAGGGCAGATGAATCGTGTCGGCGCGGCGAAGATCGCCATCGAGCAAGCGGGTGAGTTGTCCAAAGGTTCGATCCTCGCATCCGACGCGTTTTTCCCGATGGGCGACACCGTGCAAGCGGCGGCGGCGGCAGGCATTACGGCGATCATCCAACCGGGCGGTTCGATCAAAGACGCAGAGTCGATTGCAGCGGCAGATGAAGCGGGCATCGCGATGGTCTTCACCGGCGTTCGTCACTTCAAACACTAG
- the purD gene encoding phosphoribosylamine--glycine ligase, with product MKVLVVGAGGREHAILWKLAQSPQQPKLYCAPGNPGTETWATSVAIGTEDVAALADFAEREGIDLTIIGPEAPLLAGIVDEFEARGLRVFGPRRAAALIEGSKAFAKAVMERRGVPTAKYRDFTDADAARAYVREQGAPIVIKADGLAAGKGVIVAMTLEEAESALDTIMRENAFGDAGHKVVVEEFLTGQEATVMAFVSGETVRLMVPAQDHKPAYDGDKGPNTGGMGTYAPVPVVTPELLEEVERTIIRPVVDGLASEGTPYKGVLYTGLMLTAQGPKVIEFNARFGDPETQVVLPLLESDLLDVFASVVDGTLHLQEISWSEKAAVCVILAAEGYPASYRKGDVISGLESGDENSVIFHAGTKRTESGIVTNGGRVLGISGFGADLRSAQQNAYEAVNRVSFAGAHYRRDIADKALQPQG from the coding sequence ATGAAGGTTCTCGTCGTAGGAGCGGGGGGTCGTGAACACGCCATCCTGTGGAAACTGGCTCAATCCCCGCAACAACCGAAACTGTATTGCGCGCCGGGCAACCCGGGCACGGAAACATGGGCGACCTCTGTGGCCATTGGGACGGAGGACGTCGCAGCGCTGGCCGACTTTGCAGAGCGTGAAGGCATCGACTTGACCATCATCGGGCCGGAAGCCCCGCTTCTGGCGGGAATCGTCGATGAATTTGAAGCGCGCGGTCTGCGCGTGTTCGGCCCGCGTCGGGCAGCCGCTTTGATCGAAGGGTCGAAAGCATTTGCCAAAGCTGTCATGGAGCGCCGTGGCGTTCCGACGGCGAAGTATCGCGATTTCACCGATGCAGACGCCGCTCGTGCGTATGTCCGTGAACAGGGTGCGCCGATTGTCATCAAAGCGGACGGCTTGGCGGCAGGCAAAGGGGTCATCGTGGCGATGACGCTCGAAGAAGCAGAATCCGCGCTCGATACCATCATGCGCGAGAATGCATTCGGCGACGCCGGTCACAAAGTGGTGGTCGAAGAGTTCCTGACGGGCCAAGAAGCTACCGTGATGGCGTTCGTTTCAGGCGAAACCGTTCGACTGATGGTTCCCGCGCAAGACCACAAACCTGCCTACGACGGTGACAAAGGCCCGAACACCGGCGGCATGGGAACGTATGCCCCGGTTCCGGTCGTCACGCCGGAATTGTTGGAAGAAGTCGAGCGCACGATCATCCGTCCGGTCGTCGACGGCCTCGCGTCCGAAGGCACTCCGTACAAAGGCGTGCTGTACACGGGCTTGATGCTCACGGCGCAAGGCCCGAAAGTGATCGAATTCAACGCTCGCTTCGGCGATCCGGAAACGCAAGTCGTGTTGCCGTTGCTGGAAAGCGACCTCTTGGATGTCTTCGCAAGCGTTGTCGACGGCACACTTCATCTCCAAGAGATTTCTTGGTCTGAAAAAGCGGCGGTCTGCGTCATCCTCGCCGCCGAGGGCTACCCGGCGTCGTATCGCAAGGGCGATGTGATCTCCGGCTTGGAGAGCGGCGATGAGAACAGCGTGATTTTTCACGCAGGCACGAAGCGAACGGAGTCCGGCATCGTGACCAACGGAGGTCGCGTGCTCGGCATCAGCGGTTTTGGCGCCGACCTGCGTAGCGCACAGCAAAACGCATACGAAGCGGTCAACCGCGTCTCGTTCGCCGGTGCTCACTACCGCCGAGACATTGCAGACAAAGCACTTCAACCGCAAGGCTAG
- a CDS encoding lipopolysaccharide biosynthesis protein gives MLLRHTLFYFLARALPGAINFIAIAFYTRLLVPGEYGRYTLLLSTASLLNVVCFQWLRVGLLRYLPMYEKDRKDVFLSTVWTGCLLIMGVTGVGVLSAGLLGWFPDNLPWELVLGSLWIFAFFELFLEAARSGLSPMRYGILSISKAVLTVLSGVLFAYGGFGGQGLVYGLMIGMVVPLLFFGRTILRQIKPKLTDRAILLQLWKYGLPLTLTFSLGYLIYSSDRFLLGYFLGEGMTGTYAVAYDLTQQTLVLVMVVVNLASYPLVVRTLENQGVDEAGKALRSAASLLMAVALPLTVVFICLAGNISTVLFGIEYRGVATQIMPWIALSAFLQGFKSYFLDQAFQLGRKTSQQIWPVLGALVINLLLNLWWIPLWGVQGSAYAACVAYGFACLTSWTLGRRVFPISLPLAEFGKTLGAVVILALVLLLVNGWSGIVALLGQALIGGVLYALLAFGLNLGGVRQLLRRRRNS, from the coding sequence ATGCTACTACGCCACACTCTTTTTTATTTTTTAGCCCGAGCATTGCCTGGAGCCATTAACTTCATCGCGATCGCATTTTATACGAGGCTGCTCGTGCCCGGTGAATACGGCCGGTACACGTTGCTCCTATCCACGGCTAGCCTGCTGAATGTCGTTTGTTTTCAATGGTTGCGTGTCGGACTTCTTCGCTATCTGCCTATGTATGAGAAGGACCGCAAGGACGTGTTTCTCAGCACCGTCTGGACGGGATGCTTGTTGATCATGGGAGTCACCGGCGTCGGGGTCTTGTCCGCCGGGTTGTTGGGGTGGTTTCCGGACAATCTGCCTTGGGAACTGGTGTTGGGCTCGCTGTGGATTTTTGCATTTTTCGAGCTGTTTTTAGAAGCGGCGCGCTCGGGGTTGAGTCCGATGCGCTACGGAATTCTCTCGATCTCCAAAGCGGTGCTCACCGTCCTCTCCGGCGTGCTGTTTGCGTACGGCGGTTTTGGCGGACAGGGGCTCGTCTACGGGTTGATGATCGGGATGGTCGTGCCGTTGCTTTTCTTCGGACGCACGATTTTGCGCCAGATCAAGCCGAAGCTGACAGACCGTGCCATTCTCCTGCAACTGTGGAAGTACGGGTTGCCGCTGACGCTCACGTTTTCGCTCGGTTATCTCATCTATTCGTCCGACCGATTCTTGCTCGGCTACTTCCTCGGAGAAGGCATGACCGGGACGTATGCGGTCGCGTACGATCTCACCCAGCAGACGTTGGTGTTGGTCATGGTCGTCGTCAACCTCGCCTCGTATCCGCTGGTCGTTCGAACGTTGGAGAACCAAGGCGTGGACGAGGCGGGCAAAGCTCTGCGCAGTGCGGCGTCGTTGCTGATGGCGGTCGCATTGCCGCTGACGGTGGTGTTCATCTGTTTGGCGGGCAACATCTCGACGGTGCTGTTCGGTATCGAGTATCGCGGTGTGGCGACACAGATCATGCCGTGGATTGCGCTGTCTGCGTTCTTGCAAGGGTTTAAGTCGTACTTCCTCGACCAAGCCTTCCAACTGGGGCGCAAGACGTCGCAGCAAATTTGGCCGGTGCTCGGCGCATTGGTGATCAATTTGTTGCTCAATCTCTGGTGGATTCCGCTCTGGGGCGTGCAAGGTTCCGCCTACGCCGCCTGTGTGGCGTACGGATTCGCCTGCTTGACGAGTTGGACGCTCGGACGTCGCGTGTTCCCGATCTCGTTGCCGCTCGCTGAATTCGGCAAAACGCTCGGTGCCGTCGTGATACTCGCCCTCGTGCTGCTGCTCGTCAACGGCTGGTCGGGGATCGTCGCACTGCTTGGACAAGCTCTCATCGGGGGCGTGCTCTACGCGTTACTCGCGTTTGGTTTGAATCTTGGCGGTGTTCGCCAACTACTTCGCAGGAGGAGAAATTCATGA
- a CDS encoding glycosyltransferase encodes MSRPTNNSIALFIPTLQGGGAERVTLNLAAGFAKAGHEVKLVVPDASGSFRNEIPAGVTLVDLQAGRVTRALPALVRFLKKERPAVLLSALNYANVIALLAVRLARVDTQVFVAEHTSISRTMGSKSPAIRVMVGLMRILYKKAARVVCVSEGVAEDLHRIIKIGEHSLKVIYNPILNERMTELAQENVFHSWFGESEPPVLIGVGRLTGVKDFSNLLRAFALVRKQERSRLMILGEGDERAHLEALVEELGVGDDVWMPGFVGNPYAYIRQSALFVLSSKTEGLPTVLVEALACGTPAVSTDCKSGPAEILQQGRYGELVPVGDSPALADAILRTLRKETSSEELPDLTPYTWEYATQQYLRLFGF; translated from the coding sequence ATGAGCAGACCGACGAACAACTCCATCGCTCTGTTCATTCCCACGCTCCAAGGGGGCGGCGCAGAACGAGTGACGCTGAACTTGGCGGCCGGATTCGCCAAGGCCGGGCATGAGGTGAAGCTCGTAGTCCCGGATGCCAGCGGTTCTTTTCGCAATGAGATTCCCGCCGGAGTCACCTTGGTCGATTTGCAAGCGGGGCGCGTCACGCGGGCTCTGCCCGCACTGGTGCGCTTTTTGAAAAAGGAGCGGCCCGCCGTGCTGCTCTCCGCTTTGAATTACGCCAACGTCATCGCGTTGCTCGCCGTTCGATTGGCGCGTGTGGACACCCAAGTTTTCGTTGCCGAACACACGTCGATCTCGCGCACGATGGGTAGCAAAAGCCCCGCGATTCGCGTGATGGTCGGGCTGATGCGCATTTTATACAAAAAAGCCGCCCGCGTCGTCTGCGTTTCGGAAGGCGTGGCGGAAGATCTGCACCGCATCATAAAAATTGGAGAACACTCCCTAAAGGTAATTTACAATCCGATCTTGAATGAAAGAATGACTGAATTAGCACAAGAGAATGTCTTTCATTCGTGGTTTGGGGAGAGTGAACCTCCCGTACTCATCGGCGTGGGTCGGCTGACAGGGGTCAAGGATTTCTCCAACCTCCTGCGCGCGTTCGCATTGGTTCGCAAGCAAGAGCGAAGTCGCCTGATGATTTTGGGTGAAGGCGACGAACGAGCGCATCTGGAAGCGTTGGTCGAAGAGTTGGGCGTGGGCGACGACGTGTGGATGCCGGGCTTTGTCGGCAACCCCTACGCGTACATTCGCCAATCCGCGCTGTTCGTGCTCTCCTCCAAAACGGAGGGTTTGCCGACCGTGCTCGTCGAAGCGTTGGCTTGCGGCACGCCCGCCGTCTCCACCGATTGCAAAAGCGGCCCTGCCGAGATCTTGCAGCAGGGCCGGTACGGGGAATTGGTGCCGGTCGGCGATTCACCCGCGTTGGCAGACGCGATTCTGCGAACGTTGCGCAAGGAGACATCAAGCGAGGAGTTGCCCGACTTGACGCCCTATACCTGGGAGTATGCGACGCAGCAGTACCTTCGCCTGTTCGGATTCTAA